One region of Citrus sinensis cultivar Valencia sweet orange chromosome 6, DVS_A1.0, whole genome shotgun sequence genomic DNA includes:
- the LOC102627280 gene encoding uncharacterized protein At2g24330-like produces MAEDKSGTESENKDSAASSAVVGKKRKGIISRIWNGIFRLKRDDFEKRLQYISKEEAAVLARMKRRSQTWRRLTRHLIIFSVIFEVIAVGYAIMTTRSVDLDWKMRALRVLPMFLLPALSSLAYSAFVSFTRICDRKDQKTLERLRAERQAKIDELKERTNYYTTQQLIQRYDPDPAAKAAAATVLASKLGADSGLKVYVGDESKLNFPVGKSNDVEFVPSSGLRNRKQLHTRSSSAGSTPVHHSDEGTAPHSVRSEDAQTSEHNQLVVNHHNPQGSNTHDGGWISRIAALLVGEDPTQSYALICGNCHMHNGLARKEDFAYITYYCPHCHALNRPKELEEHVSGSVSDSPNMSSLTTDLTNNAGSPLSESVRPSNSPETEGSGIEEAEKVD; encoded by the exons ATGGCAGAGGACAAAAGTGGTACTGAAAGCGAAAATAAAGATTCTGCTGCTTCTTCAGCAGTAGTAGGAAAGAAGCGCAAGGGTATCATTTCCCGAATTTGGAATGGTATCTTTAGATTAAAGAGGGATGATTTTGAGAAGAGATTGCAGTACATTTCTAAGGAAGAAGCTGCCGTTCTTGCTAGGATGAAAAGGAGATCACAGACTTGGAGGAGGCTGACCAGGCATCTTATTATATTCTCTGTTATTTTTGAG GTTATTGCAGTTGGTTATGCTATCATGACAACAAGATCAGTAGATTTAGATTGGAAGATGAGGGCACTACGAGTCTTGCCTATGTTTCTTTTGCCTGCTTTGTCTTCTCTTGCTTATTCGGCATTTGTGAGCTTCACGAGAATTT GTGATCGCAAGGACCAGAAAACTCTGGAAAGGCTTCGAGCTGAGAGGCAAGCCAAAATTGACGAACTTAAAGAGAGGACAAATTATTACACCACTCAACAGCTCATTCAG AGGTATGATCCTGACCCAGCGGCAAAAGCTGCTGCTGCAACTGTACTAGCATCCAAGCTTGGTGCTGATTCTGGCTTGAAAGTTTATGTGGGAGATGAATCCAAGCTCAATTTCCCAGTTGGGAAAAGCAATGATGTCGAATTTGTGCCATCAAGCGGCCTTCGAAATCGAAAACAATTGCATACCAGATCCAGTAGTGCAGGAAGCACTCCAGTGCATCATTCTGATGAGGGAACCGCTCCCCATTCAGTCAGGAGTGAGGATGCTCAAACTTCTGAGCATAATCAACTGGTTGTCAATCATCACAATCCTCAGGGATCTAACACACATGACGGAGGATGGATTTCTAGAATTGCAGCACTACTTGTGGGCGAAGATCCTACACAATCTTATGCTCTTATATGTGGCAACTGCCATATGCATAATG GACTCGCTAGGAAGGAGGATTTTGCATATATTACTTATTACTGTCCACACTGCCATGCCCTGAATCGGCCAAAAGAATTGGAAGAGCATGTTTCTGGTTCTGTTTCTGATTCCCCTAATATGAGCTCCTTAACAACTGATTTAACGAACAATGCCGGCAGTCCTTTGAGTGAAAGCGTACGCCCAAGTAATAGCCCTGAAACAGAAGGGTCGGGAATTGAGGAAGCTGAAAaagttgattaa
- the LOC102627957 gene encoding uncharacterized protein LOC102627957, which produces MGLKQALKSLDAFPRAEEHLLQKTQSGALVSIIGLVIMASLFMHELRYYITTYTVHQMSVDLKRGETLPIHINMTFPALPCDVLSVDAIDMSGKHEVDLDTNIWKLRLNSYGHIIGTEYLTDLVEKEHEEHKHDHNKDHKDDIDEKLHAFGFDEDAENMIKKVKHALESGEGCRVYGVLDVQRVAGNFHISVHGLNIYVAQMIFGGAKNVNVSHVIHDLSFGPKYPGIHNPLDGTVRMLHDTSGTFKYYIKIVPTEYRYISKDVLPTNQFSVTEYFSTINEFDRTWPAVYFLYDLSPITVTIKEERRSFLHLITRLCAVLGGTFALTGMLDRWMYRLLEALTKPSARSVLR; this is translated from the exons ATGGGCCTGAAGCAAGCTTTGAAGAGCCTTGATGCATTTCCTCGAGCAGAGGAGCACTTGTTGCAGAAAACTCAATCTGGGGCACTTG TCTCCATTATTGGTCTCGTCATTATGGCCTCATTGTTCATGCATGAACTCAGATATTATATTACCACATATACAGTTCATCAG ATGTCTGTAGACTTGAAGCGTGGAGAAACTCTTCCAATTCATATAAACATGACATTTCCTGCCTTACCTTGTGATG tGTTAAGTGTTGATGCTATTGACATGTCAGGCAAGCATGAAGTAGATCTTGATACAAACATATGGAAA CTTCGCCTGAACAGTTATGGCCATATCATTGGCACTGAATATTTGACTGACCTTGTGGAAAAGGAACACGAAGAACACAAGCATG ATCATAATAAAGATCATAAAGATGATATCGATGAGAAACTTCATGCATTTGGCTTTGATGAAGATGCTGAAAATATGATTAAGAAGGTGAAACATGCATTGGAAAGTGGAGAAGGATGTCGG GTTTATGGAGTTTTGGATGTCCAACGTGTTGCTGGAAACTTCCATATATCAGTCCATGGATTGAACATCTATGTTGCACAAATG ATTTTCGGGGGAGCAAAAAACGTAAATGTAAGTCATGTCATTCATGATCTATCATTTGGGCCAAAATATCCAGGAATTCACAATCCACTGGATGGGACGGTGCGGATGCTGCATGATACAAGTGGAACATTCAAATATTACATAAAG ATTGTTCCTACTGAATACAGATACATCTCCAAAGACGTTTTGCCTACAAATCAATTCTCTGTAACAGAATATTTTTCCACAATTAACGAGTTTGATAGGACATGGCCAG CTGTATACTTTTTGTATGATCTATCCCCAATCACTGTGACAATCAAAGAAGAACGTCGCAGTTTTCTCCATTTAATCACCCGACTTTGTGCAGTATTGGGTGGTACATTTGCTTTAACAG GAATGCTAGATCGTTGGATGTACAGGCTACTTGAGGCACTGACAAAACCCAGCGCTAGAAGTGTACTCAGATAG
- the LOC102624785 gene encoding DUF724 domain-containing protein 8-like isoform X1 codes for MVIQQKEVGSVSQKERKRGMPQNSSVKGFVNNGDAVNQWNEINGRLEISTECAVNASTSNESTPEENWSLPFVKHSSILRAIEPMGVFQKMPQKPHFNLLDGSKDMYLEGLVTGYMLTFANVVEQTSKLQVSDPTSIFNGMFEALLNLESHGFDVKTVHSCLSEMQSIKEKHEQLQEQLLEYECHILEQTSEQSKITVELDHVVKEIKMLEESKAKLTSAKEQK; via the exons ATG GTAATACAACAGAAAGAAGTGGGATCTGTCAGTCAGAAggagagaaagagaggaaTGCCACAGAATTCCTCAGTTAAAG GATTTGTCAATAACGGTGATGCTGTCAACCAGTGGAATGAGATTAATGGACGACTTGAAATTTCAACAGAATGTGCTGTAAATGCATCAACGAGTAATGAAAGTACTCCGGAAGAGAATTGGAGCTTGCCTTTTGTTAAGCATTCATCGATACTGAGAGCAATTGAACCAATGGGAGTATTTCAAAAAATGCCTCAGAAGCCtcactttaatcttttagACGGAAGTAAAGATATGTATCTTGAAGGATTAGTAACTGGCTACATGTTAACTTTTGCCAACGTCGTAGAACAGACATCCAAGTTACAAGTCAGTGATCCAACGAGCATCTTTAATGGCATGTTTGAAGCACTTCTCAACTTGGAATCGCATGGGTTTGATGTTAAGACTGTACATAGTTGTCTTTCTGAGATGCaatcaattaaagaaaagCATGAACAGCTTCAAGAACAGTTGCTGGAATACGAATGTCATATACTTGAGCAGACTAGTGAGCAAAGCAAGATTACAGTAGAGTTAGACCATGTTGTTAAAGAGATAAAGATGTTAGAAGAAAGCAAAGCAAAGCTTACGTCTGCAAAGGAGCAAAAATGA
- the LOC102624785 gene encoding DUF724 domain-containing protein 7-like isoform X2: MPQNSSVKGFVNNGDAVNQWNEINGRLEISTECAVNASTSNESTPEENWSLPFVKHSSILRAIEPMGVFQKMPQKPHFNLLDGSKDMYLEGLVTGYMLTFANVVEQTSKLQVSDPTSIFNGMFEALLNLESHGFDVKTVHSCLSEMQSIKEKHEQLQEQLLEYECHILEQTSEQSKITVELDHVVKEIKMLEESKAKLTSAKEQK, encoded by the exons aTGCCACAGAATTCCTCAGTTAAAG GATTTGTCAATAACGGTGATGCTGTCAACCAGTGGAATGAGATTAATGGACGACTTGAAATTTCAACAGAATGTGCTGTAAATGCATCAACGAGTAATGAAAGTACTCCGGAAGAGAATTGGAGCTTGCCTTTTGTTAAGCATTCATCGATACTGAGAGCAATTGAACCAATGGGAGTATTTCAAAAAATGCCTCAGAAGCCtcactttaatcttttagACGGAAGTAAAGATATGTATCTTGAAGGATTAGTAACTGGCTACATGTTAACTTTTGCCAACGTCGTAGAACAGACATCCAAGTTACAAGTCAGTGATCCAACGAGCATCTTTAATGGCATGTTTGAAGCACTTCTCAACTTGGAATCGCATGGGTTTGATGTTAAGACTGTACATAGTTGTCTTTCTGAGATGCaatcaattaaagaaaagCATGAACAGCTTCAAGAACAGTTGCTGGAATACGAATGTCATATACTTGAGCAGACTAGTGAGCAAAGCAAGATTACAGTAGAGTTAGACCATGTTGTTAAAGAGATAAAGATGTTAGAAGAAAGCAAAGCAAAGCTTACGTCTGCAAAGGAGCAAAAATGA
- the LOC102628742 gene encoding uncharacterized protein LOC102628742, which yields MESTSGTDEHREINEASTSGSDSSHQSQVEESSSSLVQQSRRPNLSSLQIPVRSLDACLSDFTTIEVPSVPSPNSSSSRAGLPPKPNSAKFKSSVRSLLPQRSFKAKNIAHDGEKTVLILPDTPSSDGPLDKPSTSRSFSLNKILFPSSTKVAHSLPATPIATTALDSVQERQLNIQPNNSKLRTQQKMTRSFSVPVNIKVRSLRRTESGGGLIRVISVSTRSAAVERISVNDDPATDIATEEAGEDIPEEEAVCRICLVELGEGGDMFKLECSCKGELALAHKECAVKWFTIKGNKTCDVCKQDVQNLPVTLLKIHNPQTVIRRPQTIVQQREVARYRVWQDMPVLIMVSMLAYFCFLEQLLVSDLGARALAISLPFSCVLGLLSSMIASTMVSRSYIWAYASFQFAVVILFAHIFYSVLNVNPILAVLLSSFTGFGIAISTNSLIVEYLRWRMSRQMQSLHQQINGTVQHRWRQQEEQQNHQIHQQQQQQLTEDRSAGPANNSRQQ from the exons ATGGAGAGTACTTCAGGGACTGATGAACATCGTGAAATTAATGAAGCATCAACCTCGGGTTCTGATTCCTCCCATCAATCTCAA GTTGAAGAATCCAGCTCGAGTTTAGTTCAGCAGTCCAGACGACCGAATCTTTCCTCTTTGCAAATTCCCGTTCGGTCTTTGGACGCCTGTTTGTCAGATTTTACGACAATAGAAGTTCCTTCAGTTCCGAGTCCTAACTCCTCATCTTCTAGAGCTGGCCTTCCTCCCAAACCTAATTCAGCCAAGTTCAAATCATCTGTGAGAAGTTTGCTTCCTCAGCGGAGCTTTAAGGCAAAAAACATAGCCCATGATGGTGAGAAGACAGTTCTCATCCTCCCGGATACACCATCATCTGATGGTCCTCTGGACAAGCCATCTACTTCAAGGTCATTttctcttaataaaattttgttccCTTCATCAACAAAAGTAGCACATTCTTTACCGGCTACTCCCATTGCAACTACGGCTCTTGATTCTGTACAGGAAAGGCAACTAAATATTCAACCTAACAATTCC AAGTTACGTACTCAGCAGAAAATGACACGTTCATTTTCGGTTCCTGTAAATATTAAAGTCAGAAGTTTAAGGCGGACGGAATCTGGAGGAGGTTTAATCCGTGTGATTTCTGTGTCTACTCGTTCAGCAGCAGTTGAGAGGATTTCAGTTAATGATGATCCAGCAACTGATATTG CTACCGAAGAAGCAGGTGAAGATATTCCAGAAGAAGAAGCAGTTTGCAGAATTTGTTTGGTTGAGCTTGGGGAAGGAGGTGACATGTTTAAGCTGGAGTGTAGCTGTAAAGGAGAGCTTGCACTTGCTCACAAAGAGTGTGCGGTGAAGTGGTTTACCATCAAAGGCAACAAAACATGTGATGTCTGCAAGCAAGATGTTCAGAACCTACCAGTCAccttattaaaaatacataatcctCAAACTGTTATTAGGCGGCCACAAACTATAGTGCAACAGAGGGAAGTTGCTCGTTACAG GGTTTGGCAGGATATGCCAGTTCTGATCATGGTCAGCATGCTTGCATATTTCTGCTTTTTGGAGCAACTTCTG GTATCCGACTTGGGTGCTCGTGCTCTTGCCATTTCGTTGCCTTTCTCTTGTGTTTTGGGTCTCCTTTCTTCAATGATCGCTTCTACCATGG TGAGCAGGAGTTACATATGGGCTTATGCATCCTTCCAGTTTGCAGTTGTGATCTTGTTTGCTCATATCTTTTACTCTGTG CTTAATGTGAATCCGATTCTAGCTGTCCTCCTTTCCTCGTTCACTGGATTTGGCATTGCAATTAGTACAAATTCTCTTATTGTGGAGTACCTTAGATGGAGAATGAGCAGGCAAATGCAGTCTCTACATCAGCAGATCAATGGAACTGTGCAGCATCGGTGGCGGCAGCAGGAGGAACAGCAAAACCATCAGATTCatcaacagcaacaacaacaattgaCAGAAGATCGCAGTGCTGGACCTGCCAATAATTCCAGGCAGCAATAA
- the LOC102629018 gene encoding DEAD-box ATP-dependent RNA helicase 53, mitochondrial-like has translation MMSSIILKRSSSFLTSKRALTAALTSVETILHCHLTAAKSGPVIPRHDDIINSRFSAGTREFHAISRPLDFKSSIAWQHAQSAVDDYVAYDDSSKDEGLDISKLDISQDIVAALARRGISKLFPIQKAVLEPAMQGRDMIGRARTGTGKTLAFGIPILDKIIKFNEKHGRGRNPLCLVLAPTRELAKQVEKEFHESAPSLDTICVYGGTPISHQMRALDYGVDAVVGTPGRVIDLIKRNALNLSEVQFVVLDEADQMLSVGFAEDVEVILERLPQNRQGMMFSATMPPWIRSLTNKYLKNPLTVDLVGDSDQKLADGISLYSIATSMYEKPSIIGQLITEHAKGGKCIVFTQTKRDADRLAHAMAKSYNCEPLHGDISQSQRERTLSAFRDGRFNILIATDVAARGLDVPNVDLIIHYELPNTSETFVHRTGRTGRAGKKGSAILIYTDQQARQVKSIERDVGCRFTQLPRIAVEGGGDMYNDMGGRSGYGSMRDRQYADTGFDRSSRMGDSGFGRSGGYRSPGSGRYGGYNSSYSGQGGGSSSGGFGSNANRSGKFGGPGFSRSGGWGESTKSDRSSAFGDTGSRQSGRFGDLGGNHSSRSSGGFTDFFGSSGNKQY, from the exons ATGATGAGCAGCATAATACTGAAACGATCCTCGTCATTTCTAACTTCTAAGCGGGCCCTCACCGCTGCCTTGACCTCCGTCGAAACCATTTTACACTGCCACTTAACGGCTGCGAAATCAGGCCCCGTCATTCCCCGTCACGATGATATAATCAATTCGAGATTTTCAGCGGGTACGAGGGAATTCCACGCGATATCTCGGCCGTTGGATTTTAAATCGTCCATTGCGTGGCAGCATGCGCAGTCGGCGGTAGATGACTATGTCGCCTACGATGATAGTAGTAAAGATGAAGGGCTTGATATTTCAAAGCTTGATATTTCTCAAGATATTGTAGCGGCGTTGGCTCGTAGGGGTATATCGAAGCTTTTCCCTATACAGAAGGCTGTTTTGGAGCCGGCTATGCAAGGTCGTGACATGATTGGTCGAGCCAGAACTGGAACCGGCAAAACTCTAGCTTTTGGGATTCCAATTCTGgataaaatcatcaaattcaatgagAAACATGG GAGAGGGAGGAATCCTCTGTGCTTGGTGTTGGCTCCGACAAGAGAACTTGCGAAGCAAGTTGAGAAGGAATTCCATGAATCTGCACCCAGCTTGGATACCATTTGTGTTTACGGGGGCACTCcaatttctcatcaaatgaGGGCTCTTGACTATGGTGTTGATGCGGTTGTTGGGACACCCGGTCGTgttattgatttgattaagcGCAATGCTCTCAACTTATCGGAGGTTCAGTTTGTTGTTCTTGATGAAGCTGATCAGATGCTTAGTGTTGGCTTTGCTGAAGATGTTGAAGTCATCTTGGAAAGGTTGCCACAAAATCGACAGGGTATGATGTTTTCTGCGACGATGCCTCCATGGATTAGGAGCCTCACAAATAAGTACCTCAAGAATCCATTAACGGTTGACCTT GTTGGAGATTCTGATCAAAAGCTAGCTGATGGAATTTCCCTCTATTCCATTGCAACAAGCATGTATGAAAAACCATCAATTATTGGTCAGCTTATAACA GAACATGCAAAAGGTGGAAAATGCATTGTTTTCACTCAAACAAAACGTGATGCAGACCGCTTGGCTCATGCTATGGCTAAAAGTTATAAttgtgagcctttgcatgggGATATCTCACAAAGCCAGAGGGAGAGGACCCTTTCAGCTTTCCGAGATGGACGTTTCAATATACTGATTGCCACTGATGTTGCTGCACGTGGTCTTGATGTACCTAATGTTGATCTG ATAATTCATTATGAGCTTCCAAACACATCGGAGACTTTTGTTCACCGAACAGGTCGAACTGGTCGTGCTGGAAAGAAAGGAAGTGCAATTCTTATCTACACAGATCAGCAGGCCAGGCAAGTCAAGAGTATTGAGCGAGATGTTGGATGCAGATTTACTCAG CTCCCAAGGATCGCCGTTGAAGGAGGTGGAGACATGTACAATGACATGGGTGGCCGGTCTGGGTATGGAAGTATGAGAGATCGTCAATATGCTGATACAGGATTTGATCGTTCCAGTCGTATGGGGGATTCTGGATTTGGCCGTTCTGGAGGGTACAGAAGTCCTGGGTCTGGCCGTTATGGTGGCTATAACAGTTCATATTCTGGTCAAGGTGGTGGATCTAGCTCTGGCGGTTTTGGTTCTAATGCAAACAGATCTGGGAAGTTTGGTGGTCCTGGGTTTAGTCGTTCTGGTGGATGGGGGGAGTCCACTAAATCAGATCGTTCAAGTGCTTTTGGTGACACTGGCTCACGACAATCAGGCAGATTTGGGGACCTTGGTGGCAATCACTCTAGCCGAAGTAGTGGCGGTTTCACTGATTTCTTTGGCAGCTCTGGAAATAAGCAGTACTGA